The genomic window GCAGCATCATGAATAAATGAAACAATGTACTCAATTTTCCGCCACGCAAATGAAATTGTCTACTGGCAGAGTAACTTTCCTTAAAGAGATTGAAAAAGACGCATGCAAAAACGAAAAATAGTACTCTAGTTTTTATCCCATCTGCATGACAATCCGAGACATACTGGAAAGTCTTAGTCCTAATGAGAAACGCGTCTTGACAATTCTCAGGAACACCAATGCTCCATTGACGCCAGAGGAAATCTTAGGTAAGGGTAACTTCAAACAGCTTGTAGAGGTTATGAATGCGGTTTCATGGCTACAATCAAAAAACCTCGTAGTGGTGAATGAGAGTGTTACGAAGATTTACTCGATTAAAGACAAAGAAATTGTAATGAAAAGGCTACCGGAACGAAGAGCTCTGGAGATAATTGTTGCCTCTGGTGGCAGACTTGATACGAACGAACTTCAAAAGGCAATGAGCAGAGATGAACTACCGATTGCCATAGGATGGCTTAGAAGAAAGGGACTTGCTACGATTGAAAAGCAAGACAATAAAACGATAATCTCGCTTACGACACAGGGCTACGAAGTACAAAATTCTAAGATGCGTGACGAGGAAATTCTTGAGATTCTCTCAGAAAGAGATCTAAAGGAAAATGAGATCGACAAGAAACTCGTCCAGGAACTAAAATCGCGACAAGACCTCATCACGGAAAGGCTTGCAATAAGCAGGAATATAGCACTCACGCAGTTGGGCGCTGAAGTTGCACAATTGATCGAAGAGGTCAAGGAAGAAATTGGACAACTCACGCCAGAAATTTTGCAGACGGGCAAATGGAGAAATGTCTATCTTCGAAAATATGACATTAGAGCGTTCGCACCATCAGTCTATCCAGGTAAGAAACATCCGATTACGAGGATGGCAGCAGAAGTTCGAAGGATCTTCGTCCAGATGGGATTTAATGAAATTGATGATGAATATATTCAGGCAGCTTTTTGGAATATGGATGCGTTATTCACACCGCAGGACCATCCTGCGAGGGATCTCCAGGACACTTTCTACCTCAAGAAACCAATGAAGATT from Methanomassiliicoccales archaeon includes these protein-coding regions:
- a CDS encoding phenylalanine--tRNA ligase subunit alpha; this translates as MTIRDILESLSPNEKRVLTILRNTNAPLTPEEILGKGNFKQLVEVMNAVSWLQSKNLVVVNESVTKIYSIKDKEIVMKRLPERRALEIIVASGGRLDTNELQKAMSRDELPIAIGWLRRKGLATIEKQDNKTIISLTTQGYEVQNSKMRDEEILEILSERDLKENEIDKKLVQELKSRQDLITERLAISRNIALTQLGAEVAQLIEEVKEEIGQLTPEILQTGKWRNVYLRKYDIRAFAPSVYPGKKHPITRMAAEVRRIFVQMGFNEIDDEYIQAAFWNMDALFTPQDHPARDLQDTFYLKKPMKIPLEDEETIKKVKAMHENGGWTGSTGWRYSWRKEEAEKALLRTHTTVATIRYLAKHPDPPIKVFSISRIFRNESIDATHLPEFMQIEGIVVEESANFDMLCGILKEFYRRMGFEKLRFRPGYFPYTEPSLEVEVFYNGKWMELGGAGIFRPEVTAPFGVKCNVLAWGLGFERLAMLRWNLLDIRDLYISDIDLLRGSPFF